The Streptococcus pluranimalium genome contains a region encoding:
- a CDS encoding ComF family protein, which yields MTCQFCYKNISEKRCFTSVLFLKRRSFQTCEDCLKQFEKIDEESCFSCYQKTTLEKCQDCLDWETKGNSVKHKSIYRYNQAMKTYFSVFKFQGDYLMAWQFAEEIKQTLKLYKDFTVVPIPLSKKRMATRRFNQVEALLEAAEISYERILEKKDIDSQTTKTKKERLSSEQVFKIKQDIKIPKKVLLVDDIYTTGQTIFLAKKALQDIGVKEIISFSLAR from the coding sequence GTGACGTGTCAGTTTTGTTATAAAAATATCAGTGAAAAGCGATGTTTCACTTCAGTACTATTTTTAAAAAGAAGAAGCTTTCAAACTTGTGAAGATTGTCTAAAGCAGTTTGAAAAAATTGACGAAGAATCCTGTTTTTCGTGTTACCAAAAAACAACTTTAGAAAAATGTCAAGATTGTTTGGACTGGGAAACAAAAGGAAATTCGGTTAAGCATAAAAGTATTTATAGATATAATCAAGCGATGAAGACCTATTTCTCAGTATTTAAGTTTCAAGGAGACTATCTGATGGCGTGGCAATTTGCAGAGGAAATCAAACAAACATTAAAATTATACAAAGATTTTACAGTTGTTCCAATTCCCTTAAGTAAGAAAAGAATGGCAACCAGACGATTTAATCAAGTCGAAGCCCTACTGGAAGCAGCAGAGATTTCTTATGAAAGAATACTTGAAAAAAAGGATATTGATTCACAAACAACTAAAACTAAGAAGGAAAGATTAAGCTCAGAACAAGTATTTAAAATAAAACAGGATATTAAAATACCGAAGAAAGTTCTTCTTGTAGATGACATCTATACTACAGGGCAAACCATATTTCTAGCAAAGAAAGCCTTACAAGATATTGGCGTCAAAGAAATCATTAGTTTTAGTTTGGCAAGATGA
- a CDS encoding DEAD/DEAH box helicase produces the protein MKTLKEKSGCWFAGSSITAEEREEAIKIPAFTQENGNLTCNRCSEKITTDWQLPDGTRYCRSCILLGRLTEDEHLYYFPPKTFPKRNALQWKGKLTSYQKEISGSLVQSLEDRKDSLVHAVTGAGKTEMIYEVVARVIDEGGQVCLASPRIDVCIELYKRLSKDFSCDIDLLHGDSEPYSGSPLIIATTHQLLKFYHSFDLILVDEVDAFPYVDNKILYHAVRTAKKADGLTIYMTATSTEELDKQVKKGILKKRTLSRRFHGNPLIEPRNIWLTGLEKKVDSGKIPLKLKRYLERQFQTGYPLLIFVPDIAFGKKIKKVLCRQYPKVSIGFVSSNSPDRLEEVEMFRHGDLRVLISTTILERGVTFLKVDVFVLLAHHKLFTSSSLIQIGGRVGRSLERPTGDLLFFHEGLTRAIKKTKKEIRQMNNLGGFK, from the coding sequence ATGAAAACGCTAAAAGAAAAAAGTGGTTGCTGGTTTGCAGGTTCTAGTATCACGGCAGAGGAAAGAGAAGAAGCCATAAAGATACCTGCTTTCACTCAAGAAAATGGGAATCTTACTTGTAATAGATGTTCAGAAAAGATTACAACTGACTGGCAGTTGCCGGATGGGACACGTTATTGTCGCTCCTGTATTTTATTAGGTAGATTGACGGAAGATGAACATCTCTATTATTTTCCACCGAAAACTTTCCCAAAAAGAAATGCTTTACAATGGAAAGGCAAATTAACTAGTTATCAAAAAGAAATTTCAGGTAGTCTCGTGCAATCACTTGAGGATAGAAAGGATAGTTTGGTACATGCCGTAACAGGAGCTGGAAAAACGGAAATGATCTATGAAGTAGTCGCTCGAGTGATTGATGAAGGTGGACAAGTTTGTTTGGCCAGTCCTCGTATAGATGTTTGTATTGAATTATACAAGCGACTCAGCAAGGATTTTTCTTGTGATATTGATTTGTTACATGGTGATTCTGAACCATATAGTGGCTCCCCTTTGATTATTGCAACTACCCATCAGCTGTTAAAGTTTTACCACTCTTTTGATCTTATATTAGTTGATGAAGTAGATGCCTTTCCCTACGTCGATAATAAGATACTTTATCATGCTGTTAGAACAGCGAAAAAAGCAGATGGTCTAACCATCTATATGACAGCAACTTCGACAGAAGAATTAGATAAACAAGTCAAAAAAGGAATCTTAAAAAAACGAACTTTATCGCGAAGATTTCATGGGAATCCCTTAATTGAACCACGGAATATTTGGCTAACTGGACTGGAGAAAAAGGTTGACTCTGGTAAGATACCATTGAAACTAAAACGATATCTAGAGAGGCAATTTCAAACAGGCTACCCGCTTTTAATTTTTGTACCAGATATTGCTTTTGGAAAGAAAATAAAGAAAGTTCTTTGTCGACAATATCCCAAAGTTTCTATAGGTTTTGTCTCTAGTAATAGTCCAGATAGATTAGAAGAAGTAGAAATGTTCAGACATGGTGATTTAAGAGTTCTCATATCAACGACAATTTTAGAAAGAGGAGTGACATTTCTTAAAGTGGATGTCTTTGTTTTACTAGCTCATCATAAATTATTTACTAGCTCTAGTCTTATTCAGATAGGTGGTCGAGTAGGACGGTCATTAGAGAGACCGACAGGAGATCTACTCTTCTTTCATGAAGGGCTTACAAGGGCTATCAAAAAGACTAAAAAAGAAATTCGACAGATGAATAATTTGGGAGGCTTCAAGTGA
- a CDS encoding YigZ family protein, giving the protein MNYKTITSNHITEEEIKKSRFICHLKRVTSEEEARDFIAAIKKEHYRANHSCSAMIIGENSEVKRSSDDGEPSGTAGVPMLTVLEKQELTNVVAVVTRYFGGIKLGAGGLIRAYTGSVAQALNEIGLVTVKEQVGLQVILSYPQYQTFANFLEQENLEEFNTQFLEYVTSDIYTDEDRLSDLQSALTEFYQGKISFQKIDSKIVEVPTP; this is encoded by the coding sequence ATGAATTATAAAACAATCACATCAAATCACATTACTGAAGAAGAGATTAAGAAATCACGCTTTATCTGCCACCTTAAACGTGTCACAAGTGAAGAAGAGGCTCGTGACTTTATTGCAGCTATCAAAAAAGAGCATTACAGAGCCAATCATTCTTGCTCTGCAATGATTATTGGCGAAAATAGTGAAGTCAAACGTTCCAGTGATGATGGTGAGCCTAGTGGAACTGCTGGCGTTCCTATGTTAACTGTACTTGAAAAACAAGAGTTGACCAACGTCGTTGCTGTTGTTACACGGTATTTTGGAGGAATTAAACTCGGTGCTGGCGGTCTTATTAGGGCTTATACAGGTAGTGTCGCCCAAGCCCTCAATGAGATCGGTTTAGTAACTGTCAAAGAACAAGTTGGCTTACAAGTGATTTTATCGTATCCGCAATACCAAACCTTCGCTAATTTTTTAGAACAAGAAAATTTAGAAGAATTTAACACACAATTTCTTGAGTATGTGACCAGCGATATCTATACTGACGAAGATAGGTTGTCTGATCTTCAATCTGCTTTAACGGAATTTTATCAAGGTAAGATCTCTTTCCAAAAAATCGATTCCAAAATTGTTGAAGTTCCTACTCCTTAA
- the cysK gene encoding cysteine synthase A has translation MSKIYNHITELVGQTPIVKLNRLVPEDAAEVYVKIEAFNPGSSVKDRIALQMIEDAENAGTIKPGDTIIEPTSGNTGIGLSWVGAAKGYKVVIVMPDTMSLERRQLIQAYGAELVLTPGSEGMKGAIAKAKELADERQGWVPMQFANPSNPKVHEEQTGKEIIDAFGETGLDAFVSGVGTGGTITGVANTLKKVNANITIVAVEADESAVLSGENPGPHKIQGISAGFIPDTLDTNAYDQIIRVTSEHALETGRTVGAQEGFLVGISSGAAIFAAIEKAKELGKGKTVLAILPDNGERYLSTALYKFGE, from the coding sequence ATGTCAAAGATTTACAATCATATCACTGAACTTGTTGGGCAAACACCTATCGTAAAGCTCAATCGCCTTGTTCCAGAAGATGCCGCTGAAGTTTACGTTAAAATTGAAGCTTTTAACCCAGGATCCTCTGTCAAAGATCGAATTGCATTACAAATGATCGAGGATGCTGAAAATGCTGGAACGATTAAACCTGGAGACACTATCATTGAACCGACTTCTGGTAATACTGGCATCGGATTGTCTTGGGTAGGAGCCGCTAAAGGTTATAAGGTTGTCATCGTCATGCCCGATACTATGAGCCTTGAACGTCGTCAATTAATTCAAGCTTACGGTGCTGAATTAGTATTAACCCCAGGTAGTGAAGGTATGAAAGGGGCTATTGCAAAAGCTAAAGAATTAGCAGATGAGCGTCAGGGTTGGGTTCCTATGCAATTTGCTAATCCGTCAAATCCTAAAGTTCACGAGGAACAAACTGGTAAAGAAATCATCGATGCTTTCGGCGAAACAGGACTTGATGCTTTTGTATCAGGTGTCGGAACAGGTGGAACTATTACTGGTGTTGCGAATACATTGAAAAAAGTCAATGCTAATATTACGATTGTAGCAGTTGAAGCAGATGAATCTGCTGTGCTCTCTGGTGAGAATCCTGGACCTCATAAAATCCAAGGAATCTCTGCAGGATTTATCCCTGATACTCTTGACACAAACGCTTATGATCAAATCATTCGTGTTACATCTGAACATGCTTTAGAAACTGGACGAACAGTAGGTGCCCAAGAAGGCTTCTTGGTGGGAATTTCTTCTGGTGCGGCGATTTTTGCAGCTATTGAGAAAGCTAAAGAATTAGGCAAAGGTAAAACAGTCCTAGCAATTTTACCTGATAACGGTGAACGTTATTTATCAACAGCTCTTTATAAATTTGGTGAATAA
- a CDS encoding S1 RNA-binding domain-containing protein, with translation MNIGDKLKGTITGIKPYGAFVQLENDITGLIHISEIKTGFIDNIHKCLSIGQEVTVQVLDVDEYTQKASLSMRTLEEDRHQMMHRHRFSSNRHRTGFKPLNDKLSEWIDESLRFLKREE, from the coding sequence ATGAATATTGGAGATAAACTCAAGGGGACCATCACAGGCATAAAGCCCTATGGTGCCTTTGTCCAATTAGAAAATGATATTACAGGTTTAATTCATATCTCTGAGATAAAAACAGGATTTATTGATAACATTCATAAGTGTTTATCGATTGGTCAAGAGGTTACTGTGCAGGTCTTGGATGTTGATGAATATACTCAAAAAGCGAGTCTCTCAATGAGGACTTTGGAGGAAGATCGCCACCAAATGATGCATCGTCACCGCTTTTCAAGTAATCGTCATCGGACAGGTTTCAAACCTTTAAATGATAAATTATCAGAATGGATTGATGAAAGTCTGCGTTTTCTAAAAAGAGAAGAATAA
- a CDS encoding Cof-type HAD-IIB family hydrolase: MDIKTKYKAKKIKAVFFDIDDTLRIKDTGYMPQSITKVFKSLKKKGILTGIASGRAIYGVVPEIRDLEPDYFVTINGTYVIDRKGEEVANLPLDKTIIESFVTWCQEIGIDYGFAGKEKPVVSARKELIDHAMIPVYGLLDVEPDFHLNNDVYHMWTFAENNSELVLPDELAQQVRLVPWHIHSSDTVKLGISKASGLDYVLEKEGLKPENVLFFGDGPNDMEMFDHVGLKIAMGNAVPELKEKADYVTEKVEEDGILHALEELGLVEKELHFPQLDLENVEGPIATIKTNHGDLVVKLFPEHAPKTVANFIGLAKDGYYDGIIFHRIIKDFMIQGGDPTGTGMGGQSIYGESFEDEFSEELYNLRGALSMANAGPNTNGSQFFVVQNVNFPYSAKELARGGWPEAIAERYAENGGTPHLDRRHTVFGQLVDQASYDVLDKIAAVETGAQDKPLDDVIIESIEVVD; the protein is encoded by the coding sequence ATGGATATCAAAACGAAATATAAGGCCAAAAAGATAAAAGCAGTTTTCTTTGATATTGATGATACACTACGTATTAAAGATACTGGTTATATGCCTCAGTCGATAACAAAGGTTTTCAAATCTTTGAAAAAAAAGGGAATTTTAACAGGTATTGCTAGTGGCCGTGCGATTTATGGTGTGGTTCCAGAAATTCGTGACCTAGAACCTGATTATTTTGTCACGATTAATGGGACTTATGTCATTGATCGAAAAGGTGAGGAAGTGGCTAATTTACCATTAGATAAAACGATTATAGAATCTTTTGTCACATGGTGCCAAGAAATTGGGATTGATTATGGTTTTGCAGGGAAAGAAAAACCAGTGGTATCAGCCCGTAAAGAGTTAATTGATCATGCCATGATTCCCGTATATGGACTCTTAGATGTTGAACCGGATTTTCATCTGAACAACGATGTTTACCACATGTGGACCTTTGCTGAGAATAATTCAGAGCTGGTGTTGCCTGATGAATTGGCGCAGCAAGTGCGTCTGGTACCATGGCATATACACTCATCCGATACAGTGAAGTTGGGGATTTCCAAAGCTTCCGGTTTGGATTACGTTTTGGAAAAAGAAGGCTTAAAACCAGAAAATGTTTTATTCTTTGGTGATGGGCCAAATGATATGGAGATGTTTGACCATGTTGGTCTTAAGATCGCCATGGGTAATGCTGTTCCAGAATTAAAAGAAAAAGCAGATTACGTTACTGAAAAAGTAGAAGAAGATGGCATTTTACATGCCTTGGAGGAATTAGGTTTGGTAGAAAAAGAATTACACTTCCCACAGTTGGATTTAGAAAATGTAGAAGGTCCTATTGCAACAATTAAAACAAATCATGGTGATTTAGTTGTTAAGTTGTTCCCAGAGCATGCTCCTAAAACGGTTGCTAACTTTATAGGTTTGGCAAAAGATGGTTACTATGATGGGATTATTTTCCACCGTATCATTAAGGATTTCATGATTCAAGGGGGAGACCCAACTGGAACTGGTATGGGAGGACAATCGATTTATGGTGAGAGTTTTGAAGATGAGTTTTCAGAAGAACTCTATAACCTTCGTGGAGCTCTTTCAATGGCAAATGCTGGTCCTAATACGAATGGTAGTCAGTTCTTTGTGGTTCAAAATGTAAACTTCCCTTATAGTGCTAAGGAATTGGCTCGTGGGGGATGGCCAGAAGCTATTGCTGAGCGTTATGCCGAAAATGGAGGGACACCACATTTAGACCGTCGCCATACGGTTTTTGGACAGTTAGTAGATCAAGCATCTTATGATGTCTTAGATAAAATTGCAGCTGTTGAAACAGGTGCGCAAGATAAACCACTTGATGATGTCATTATTGAATCAATTGAGGTTGTGGATTAA
- a CDS encoding response regulator transcription factor yields MSNLSVLLVDDHEMVRMGLKSFLNLQQDITVIGEAGNGQEGISKALDLRPDVIVMDLVMPEMDGVEATLQILKEWPEAKILVLTSYLDNEKIYPVIQAGAKGYMLKTSNAPEILNAIRKVAEGQLAIETEVEQKMKLHDEHPALHEDLTARERDILYLLAKGYDNQTIADELFISLKTVKTHVSNILAKLQVDDRTQAVVYAFRHHLVPQED; encoded by the coding sequence ATGAGTAATTTAAGCGTATTATTAGTTGATGACCATGAGATGGTACGAATGGGTTTGAAAAGTTTTTTAAATCTTCAACAAGATATTACAGTGATTGGAGAAGCAGGTAATGGTCAAGAGGGAATAAGCAAAGCTCTTGACTTACGTCCAGACGTTATTGTGATGGATTTGGTTATGCCAGAGATGGACGGAGTGGAGGCGACCTTACAAATTCTAAAGGAATGGCCAGAAGCGAAAATATTAGTCTTGACTTCATATCTTGATAATGAGAAAATTTACCCAGTTATTCAAGCAGGTGCCAAAGGTTACATGTTAAAAACGTCCAATGCGCCAGAAATTCTCAATGCGATTCGAAAAGTTGCTGAAGGTCAACTGGCTATTGAAACAGAAGTTGAGCAAAAGATGAAACTTCACGACGAGCATCCTGCTCTGCATGAGGATCTCACTGCTAGAGAAAGAGATATCCTGTATTTATTAGCCAAAGGTTACGATAACCAAACCATAGCTGATGAATTATTCATCTCTTTAAAAACGGTGAAAACTCACGTTTCTAACATTCTAGCCAAACTACAAGTTGATGATCGGACGCAAGCAGTGGTGTATGCTTTCAGACATCATTTGGTGCCCCAAGAAGATTAA
- a CDS encoding envelope stress sensor histidine kinase LiaS produces the protein MRKSHIILLFLYALVIIFSIVSLILDSFSISLKDVVMDVERLNQFIFSIVLLTISLTIMLIFVSTLLNYHAHRHVFKSLRRIVHNQPVQAGDDELGKMINQLSEKTMTLTQQLQNTENVALSQKESIIQEERKRIARDLHDTVSQELFAAVMILSGVSYSLSSMSQEALQEQLKNTEDILTNAQNDLRVMLLHLRPTELEGKSLKQGLEMILQEIKDKSPIQVSFKENLQVLPKPIEDHLFRIIQEFISNTLKHSKASQLDIYLYQTPRSIQLKMIDNGVGFDVEKAKRISYGLKNMEDRVSDMAGSFQMISAPNQGVTMTVVLPLVGEVDE, from the coding sequence ATGAGAAAATCTCATATTATTCTACTTTTTCTTTATGCACTAGTTATTATATTTTCAATCGTCTCATTGATTTTGGACTCCTTTTCTATATCCTTAAAAGATGTTGTTATGGATGTTGAAAGGCTAAATCAGTTTATATTTTCTATTGTTTTGTTGACGATTTCGTTAACAATTATGTTAATTTTTGTGTCAACCTTGCTTAATTATCATGCCCATCGCCATGTTTTTAAAAGTTTAAGACGAATCGTTCATAATCAACCGGTTCAGGCAGGAGATGATGAATTGGGAAAAATGATCAATCAGTTATCTGAAAAAACAATGACCTTAACTCAGCAACTGCAAAATACTGAAAATGTCGCTCTTTCTCAAAAAGAAAGTATCATACAGGAAGAAAGAAAGCGTATTGCAAGAGATTTACATGACACTGTGAGTCAAGAGTTGTTTGCAGCTGTCATGATTTTATCAGGGGTCTCATACAGCCTGTCAAGTATGAGCCAAGAGGCCTTACAAGAACAGTTGAAAAATACAGAAGATATCTTAACAAATGCGCAAAATGATTTGCGTGTTATGCTACTTCATTTGCGTCCTACTGAGCTAGAAGGTAAGTCTCTTAAACAAGGCTTAGAGATGATTTTGCAGGAGATAAAAGATAAGAGTCCAATTCAAGTTTCCTTTAAAGAAAATTTACAAGTTTTGCCAAAGCCAATTGAAGATCACTTATTTCGTATTATTCAAGAATTTATTAGTAATACTCTAAAACATTCAAAAGCAAGTCAACTGGATATTTATCTTTATCAGACACCTAGGTCGATTCAGTTAAAGATGATTGATAATGGCGTAGGGTTTGATGTTGAAAAAGCTAAGAGAATTAGTTATGGTTTGAAAAATATGGAAGATCGTGTTTCAGATATGGCAGGAAGTTTCCAGATGATTTCTGCACCCAATCAAGGTGTTACGATGACAGTGGTTTTACCACTAGTAGGAGAAGTAGATGAGTAA
- the liaF gene encoding cell wall-active antibiotics response protein LiaF: protein MRKFQFFLIVEAILLLLAMMTILSDDIPRFIAILILTLLALKFYNNTDKINFILTACLLIFFLIMMLNPFIILAMIVGLIYIMINHFSQVQKNNRLAELSFETRPVTLTKYRNQWFGQEDDLTSDTYYFDDIDVIRISGNDTIDLSKVILRNQDNVILIRKVYGPTKILVPIDVSVSLTVSSIYGSVAFFDHKAYDLRNETIKLRSDDYEESNRSVKIVISNFAGDTEVMSR, encoded by the coding sequence ATGCGTAAATTTCAATTTTTTTTAATCGTCGAAGCTATCTTATTACTTTTAGCGATGATGACCATTTTATCAGATGACATACCACGATTCATAGCGATTCTTATTTTAACTTTATTAGCACTTAAGTTTTATAATAATACCGATAAGATTAATTTCATTTTGACAGCGTGTTTATTGATATTTTTCTTGATTATGATGCTCAATCCTTTTATTATTTTAGCAATGATAGTAGGGTTAATTTATATTATGATCAATCATTTTTCACAGGTTCAAAAAAATAATCGACTGGCTGAATTATCGTTTGAAACAAGACCGGTGACCTTAACTAAGTATCGTAATCAATGGTTTGGTCAAGAGGATGATTTGACTTCTGATACTTATTATTTTGATGATATTGATGTGATTCGTATTAGTGGGAATGACACTATTGATTTGTCTAAAGTGATTTTAAGGAATCAAGATAATGTCATTCTCATCAGAAAGGTATATGGGCCTACAAAAATTCTTGTGCCTATAGATGTTTCTGTTAGTTTGACGGTGAGTTCTATTTATGGATCAGTAGCCTTTTTTGATCATAAAGCATATGATTTGAGAAATGAGACAATCAAATTAAGAAGCGATGATTATGAAGAGAGTAACCGTAGTGTGAAAATCGTTATTAGTAACTTTGCAGGGGATACAGAGGTGATGAGCCGATGA
- the pknB gene encoding Stk1 family PASTA domain-containing Ser/Thr kinase: MIQIGKLFAGRYRILKSIGRGGMADVYLAHDLILDNEEVAIKVLRTNYQTDQIAVARFQREARAMAELNHPNIVAIRDIGEEDGQQFLAMEYVNGSDLKKYIQDHAPLSNTETVRIMSEVLSAMQLAHQKGIVHRDLKPQNVLLTKDGVAKVTDFGIAVAFAETSLTQTNSMLGSVHYLSPEQARGSKATIQSDIYAMGIMLFEMLTCHIPFDGDSAVTIALQHFQKPLPSIIFENRNVPQALENVVIKATAKKLGDRYVSTTDMYQDLGTSLDSRRARESKLVFQDTTDTKTLPKIEPSPVKEAPKAAVASDSVEVPKEKEASKKDASTPPSSKKSKKPFWQRLFRFFILALVLLLAGFAFFFMSSSNDSATVPDVSGQTIQEAQATLEEAGLTVGAVSRKESDSVEEGKVISTTPKSGTTQKEGSEVDLLVSKGSKRFVMTDYTGMSYRDAVSDLTENYGLSKNQIVKKEVTNNQYEPGEIVSQTPEAGEDFNPSGNDKIIFEVATASTVTIPTLVGYSYADAKNALLDLGFKASQIQTDSDQPSSSATVYAQYPYAGTSVELSSGETVTLYLTTPEPSSTQPSSSSEEIDTDSSNQTSSSSSSSSSNHSTEATGDANSQPETTD; encoded by the coding sequence ATGATCCAAATCGGCAAATTATTTGCTGGGCGTTATCGTATTTTAAAATCTATCGGTCGCGGTGGCATGGCTGATGTTTATTTGGCACATGATTTGATTTTGGATAATGAAGAAGTAGCGATTAAGGTGCTTCGAACCAATTATCAAACAGATCAAATTGCAGTCGCGCGTTTCCAGAGAGAAGCGCGTGCGATGGCTGAATTAAATCATCCTAACATTGTAGCTATCAGAGATATCGGCGAAGAAGATGGACAACAATTCCTTGCCATGGAATACGTTAATGGTTCAGATTTAAAGAAGTATATTCAAGATCATGCACCTCTTTCTAATACTGAGACAGTTCGTATCATGAGTGAGGTGTTATCAGCTATGCAGCTGGCTCATCAAAAAGGAATTGTTCATCGTGACTTGAAACCACAGAATGTTCTTTTGACAAAAGACGGAGTAGCTAAGGTAACTGATTTTGGGATTGCTGTAGCCTTTGCAGAGACAAGTTTGACACAGACAAATTCGATGTTAGGAAGTGTTCATTACTTGTCACCAGAGCAAGCACGAGGCTCTAAAGCAACGATACAAAGTGATATTTATGCTATGGGTATCATGTTGTTTGAAATGTTGACTTGTCATATCCCATTTGATGGTGATAGTGCTGTTACGATTGCATTGCAACACTTTCAAAAACCTTTGCCATCGATTATTTTTGAAAATCGAAATGTTCCACAAGCTTTGGAGAATGTTGTTATCAAAGCAACTGCTAAAAAGCTCGGAGATCGCTATGTATCAACGACAGATATGTATCAAGATTTAGGGACATCCCTAGATTCGCGCCGTGCTAGAGAATCAAAGTTAGTTTTTCAAGATACAACAGATACTAAGACATTACCTAAAATTGAGCCTTCACCTGTTAAAGAGGCACCTAAAGCAGCAGTTGCTTCGGATAGTGTTGAAGTGCCTAAAGAAAAGGAAGCTTCTAAAAAAGACGCCTCTACACCGCCGTCATCTAAAAAGTCTAAGAAACCTTTTTGGCAACGTCTATTCCGATTTTTCATTTTGGCCCTCGTTTTATTACTAGCCGGTTTTGCATTCTTCTTTATGTCAAGTAGCAATGATAGTGCAACAGTTCCTGATGTCTCAGGGCAAACAATCCAAGAAGCTCAAGCCACTCTAGAAGAGGCTGGTTTGACTGTAGGAGCTGTTTCTCGTAAAGAAAGTGACAGTGTTGAGGAAGGAAAGGTCATTTCAACAACACCGAAATCAGGAACCACTCAAAAAGAGGGAAGCGAAGTTGATTTACTAGTTTCAAAAGGTTCTAAACGCTTTGTTATGACAGATTATACCGGGATGTCATATAGGGATGCTGTTAGTGATTTGACGGAAAATTATGGTTTGTCTAAAAATCAAATTGTCAAAAAAGAAGTTACAAATAATCAGTATGAACCGGGAGAAATTGTTAGTCAGACTCCAGAAGCTGGCGAAGATTTTAACCCTTCAGGTAATGATAAGATTATTTTTGAAGTAGCAACAGCTTCAACAGTAACAATACCAACTTTGGTTGGTTACAGTTATGCAGATGCCAAGAATGCTTTATTAGACCTAGGATTTAAAGCTTCTCAGATTCAGACAGATTCAGATCAACCGTCGTCATCGGCAACGGTTTATGCACAATACCCATATGCAGGGACGTCTGTTGAACTCTCATCTGGAGAAACGGTAACATTATATCTAACAACTCCTGAACCATCATCGACGCAACCGTCATCATCTTCTGAGGAGATAGATACGGATAGTAGTAATCAGACCTCTTCATCAAGTAGTTCTTCTAGTTCCAACCATTCAACGGAAGCAACAGGTGATGCAAACAGCCAACCAGAAACTACTGACTAA
- a CDS encoding Stp1/IreP family PP2C-type Ser/Thr phosphatase, with translation MEISLLTDIGRKRSNNQDFVNQYKNQSDVTLVVLADGMGGHRAGNIASEMAVTDLGSQWADTDYTDLEQIRDWMLVAIEAENQKIHALGATEEFSGMGTTIEVLAFVQDVVLYAHVGDSRIALIRDGEYTQLTSDHSLVNELVKAGQLTEEEAAVHPQKNIITQSIGQASPLDIDLGIQPLQSGDFILVNSDGLSNMVNRQDKLEIILSDKMLQEKVENLVEAANEAGGLDNITVVLVAYNEEDA, from the coding sequence ATAGAAATTTCACTTTTAACTGATATTGGAAGGAAACGTTCCAATAATCAAGATTTTGTAAATCAATACAAAAATCAGAGCGATGTGACACTTGTCGTTTTAGCTGACGGCATGGGTGGGCATCGCGCTGGAAATATTGCTAGTGAGATGGCTGTTACAGATCTAGGTAGTCAATGGGCAGATACCGATTATACTGATCTTGAGCAAATCCGCGACTGGATGTTAGTAGCAATTGAAGCAGAGAATCAAAAGATTCATGCATTAGGTGCTACAGAAGAGTTCAGTGGAATGGGAACAACAATTGAAGTTTTAGCTTTTGTTCAAGATGTTGTGTTATATGCTCATGTTGGTGATTCTCGCATAGCCTTAATTCGTGATGGAGAGTATACACAATTAACAAGTGATCACTCTTTGGTTAACGAATTGGTAAAAGCTGGTCAACTAACAGAAGAAGAAGCAGCAGTCCATCCACAAAAGAATATTATTACTCAATCTATCGGACAGGCTAGCCCACTAGACATCGATCTTGGAATCCAACCTCTTCAATCAGGTGATTTTATCTTAGTTAATAGTGATGGTTTATCCAACATGGTAAATCGTCAAGATAAATTAGAGATTATCTTATCAGATAAGATGCTTCAAGAGAAGGTAGAAAACTTGGTCGAGGCGGCAAATGAAGCAGGTGGTCTTGATAACATTACCGTTGTCTTGGTTGCTTATAACGAGGAGGATGCTTAA